In Candidatus Omnitrophota bacterium, a single window of DNA contains:
- a CDS encoding protein BatD, which yields MVISSGLGFSAWCVAQQDISVSARVDRQRVVLGDTIELSITVEGTQQATPPTVTADGFAAEYVGPATSISIINGQMSTSIAYRYLLLAKKEGALTIGPIPVEAGGRTLTTEPISVTVLPVSAGAQRAGQPPGALDEPAERPPPSVGDAMQLQLAVDKTTLYVNESVPARLQLLVGGIRVRGIDMPKLSAEGLLVKPLGQPKQSMVSVGGQPYTLLEFETAITPIRPGSVSLGPATITCEVLGRRSAPRRPGSPLDRAFDDAFFSDFFGQFQAFPVTVKAEPVMVEVLPLPEQGKPADFRGAIGRFTMDVSAVPPKVAAGEPVTVTMTIRGQGNLDTLAAPQLDADPAHFKIYEPQVRPSTDPAQKTFEQVLIPLDPSVREIPQAHFSVFDPVAGAYATLSRGPLPLTVTPAVSPQQSMVIDRPPATRRVPLEDPIGHDIVYIKEAPGSFTAIGWSWVRSPWWWSWAVSPLLLLGVSEGVRRHRLKLAADPGLARASGALRQALKRCGVAKALQRSGKIAESYEAVFRAIQRYVGDRFNIPSEAVTHAELDRYLNARGAPAEVVMILLTVIDRCDAARFAPMSVATQQAAETVQQAEQALKQLERWRPA from the coding sequence TTGGTTATTAGTTCGGGTCTGGGATTTAGTGCTTGGTGTGTTGCGCAACAAGATATCAGCGTCTCCGCCAGGGTCGATCGCCAGCGCGTCGTGCTCGGAGACACCATCGAGCTGAGCATTACGGTCGAGGGCACGCAACAGGCCACCCCGCCGACGGTGACAGCCGACGGGTTTGCCGCCGAATACGTCGGCCCGGCGACCTCCATTTCCATCATCAACGGCCAGATGTCCACATCGATCGCGTATCGCTATCTGCTCCTCGCCAAGAAAGAAGGCGCGTTGACCATCGGGCCGATTCCTGTGGAGGCGGGGGGCCGGACGCTGACGACCGAGCCGATTTCAGTCACGGTGCTGCCGGTGTCAGCCGGGGCGCAACGGGCGGGGCAGCCGCCGGGGGCTCTGGATGAACCCGCGGAGCGTCCTCCGCCGTCAGTCGGCGATGCCATGCAGCTGCAGCTGGCCGTCGACAAGACGACCCTGTATGTGAATGAGTCGGTGCCCGCACGGCTGCAGCTGCTCGTCGGCGGCATCCGGGTGCGCGGGATCGACATGCCCAAACTCTCCGCCGAGGGGTTGCTCGTCAAGCCGCTGGGGCAACCCAAGCAATCCATGGTGTCGGTGGGGGGACAGCCGTACACGTTGCTGGAGTTTGAGACCGCGATCACGCCAATCCGGCCCGGGAGCGTATCACTTGGGCCGGCGACCATCACCTGTGAAGTGCTGGGCCGTCGCAGCGCGCCTCGCCGGCCCGGATCGCCATTGGACCGCGCGTTTGATGACGCGTTCTTCAGCGACTTCTTCGGGCAGTTCCAGGCGTTTCCCGTGACGGTGAAGGCGGAGCCGGTGATGGTTGAGGTCTTGCCGTTGCCGGAGCAGGGCAAGCCCGCGGACTTTCGCGGGGCGATCGGGCGCTTCACCATGGACGTCTCCGCCGTGCCGCCGAAGGTCGCCGCGGGCGAACCGGTGACGGTGACGATGACCATCCGCGGACAAGGGAACCTGGACACCTTGGCGGCCCCGCAGCTCGATGCCGATCCCGCCCACTTTAAAATCTATGAGCCGCAGGTTCGGCCGTCCACAGATCCTGCGCAGAAAACGTTTGAGCAGGTTCTTATTCCGCTCGATCCGTCCGTGCGTGAAATCCCTCAAGCCCACTTCAGCGTCTTTGATCCGGTGGCCGGGGCCTATGCAACACTCTCGCGCGGGCCGCTGCCGTTGACGGTGACCCCAGCCGTTTCTCCGCAGCAGTCGATGGTCATCGATCGCCCACCGGCTACCCGTAGGGTTCCGCTGGAAGATCCGATCGGGCACGATATCGTGTATATTAAGGAGGCGCCAGGATCGTTCACCGCGATCGGCTGGTCGTGGGTCCGGAGTCCTTGGTGGTGGAGCTGGGCGGTCAGTCCGCTGCTGCTGCTGGGTGTCAGCGAAGGCGTGCGCCGCCACCGTCTGAAGCTGGCGGCTGATCCAGGGCTCGCGCGAGCCAGCGGGGCCTTGCGGCAAGCCCTCAAGCGATGCGGGGTGGCGAAAGCGCTGCAGCGCAGCGGCAAGATCGCGGAGAGCTACGAAGCAGTCTTCCGCGCCATTCAGCGCTATGTCGGCGATCGGTTCAACATCCCCTCTGAGGCCGTGACCCACGCAGAGCTCGATCGCTATTTGAACGCGCGTGGGGCTCCGGCGGAGGTCGTAATGATCCTGCTGACGGTCATCGACCGGTGCGACGCGGCGCGGTTCGCCCCCATGTCGGTGGCCACTCAACAGGCCGCGGAGACTGTGCAGCAGGCAGAGCAGGCGTTGAAGCAGTTGGAGCGATGGAGGCCCGCATGA
- a CDS encoding tetratricopeptide repeat protein yields MTHRPRVGLWLGAAILMAIGIAVEHGGSRAPAAPSTLFAQANESYRHGHYPRSLELYTTLLAQGMESGPLYYNLGNALLKNGQPAEALWAYLNAQRLTPRDPDLRANLAAVRLLLSDAAAASITTPRLGRLLTFNGCGSLQELAGATLMALWVSILCWMGWAWVMPIRRGLGPVAAIATLLLAAALAALIAQTYQEQGRPAAVVIAPTAQVRFAPEASGTVYFTLPEGAVVERLATLELSAASSWVQVRRADGRAGWVSAASLHPL; encoded by the coding sequence ATGACGCATCGACCGCGCGTCGGCCTATGGCTCGGGGCCGCGATCCTGATGGCGATCGGAATCGCCGTCGAACATGGAGGCTCGAGGGCACCCGCCGCGCCCTCCACCCTGTTTGCCCAAGCGAACGAATCGTATCGCCACGGGCACTACCCACGATCGCTCGAATTGTATACGACCCTGCTGGCACAGGGCATGGAAAGCGGCCCGCTCTACTATAATCTCGGCAATGCGCTGTTGAAGAACGGCCAGCCTGCTGAAGCGCTGTGGGCGTATCTCAACGCGCAGCGCCTCACCCCGCGCGATCCGGATCTTCGCGCCAATCTCGCCGCGGTGCGGTTGCTGCTCTCCGATGCGGCGGCGGCGTCGATCACCACGCCGAGGCTTGGGCGCCTCTTGACCTTCAACGGCTGTGGCTCGCTGCAGGAGCTGGCAGGGGCAACGCTCATGGCGCTGTGGGTGTCGATCCTCTGCTGGATGGGATGGGCGTGGGTGATGCCGATCCGGCGGGGGCTCGGACCTGTTGCCGCCATCGCCACACTGCTGCTCGCCGCAGCGCTCGCCGCGCTCATCGCGCAGACCTATCAAGAGCAAGGGCGGCCTGCCGCCGTGGTCATCGCGCCAACCGCCCAGGTGCGCTTTGCTCCTGAGGCCAGCGGGACCGTGTACTTTACGCTGCCTGAGGGCGCTGTCGTTGAACGCCTCGCCACCCTCGAGCTCTCCGCCGCCTCATCGTGGGTGCAGGTTCGCCGAGCTGACGGCCGCGCCGGCTGGGTGTCCGCCGCGTCCCTCCATCCCCTATGA
- a CDS encoding YceI family protein, with protein sequence MSRYTGRLAAVAMMVALWNPAALAGTYTFDRERTTITYTVHTLFSRIHGRFRDFEGTFTYQPEAMSASSVRLMIDAGSADRKLPRRVFDTVRYPVIRFESTGGVDDIAGAQATLPGRLAMHGFEHPVVMALTIQPPWQDAQGRWHPRFSGTASVDRRAYHLIWRRTFSFLELFLTDQIDITFDVEGNPA encoded by the coding sequence ATGAGCCGCTACACCGGGCGGCTCGCCGCCGTCGCCATGATGGTCGCGCTGTGGAACCCCGCGGCGTTGGCCGGCACGTACACGTTTGATCGGGAGCGCACCACGATCACCTACACCGTCCATACCCTCTTCAGCCGAATTCACGGGCGGTTTCGCGATTTTGAAGGCACCTTCACCTATCAGCCGGAGGCGATGTCCGCCTCGAGTGTTCGCCTGATGATCGACGCCGGCAGCGCGGATCGGAAGCTGCCACGGCGCGTCTTTGATACGGTCCGCTACCCCGTCATTCGTTTTGAGAGCACCGGCGGGGTCGACGACATCGCCGGCGCGCAAGCCACGCTGCCGGGCCGGCTCGCCATGCATGGGTTCGAGCATCCGGTGGTCATGGCGCTGACCATTCAGCCGCCGTGGCAAGATGCCCAGGGCCGGTGGCACCCGCGATTCTCCGGCACGGCGTCGGTCGACCGCCGAGCCTATCATCTTATCTGGCGGCGGACGTTCAGCTTTCTGGAGCTGTTTTTGACGGATCAGATCGACATCACCTTTGACGTCGAAGGCAATCCCGCTTGA
- a CDS encoding response regulator translates to MIPQQTTQRRMLIVDDEARICRVLAEYFSLKGYDVTTVNGGEEALARAETSLPDVVLLDLLMPGMSGLEALTILTRRYPTLPVIIVSAADQQDAAQQTLQLGAKAFLSKPVDFAALSRAVDQCWASS, encoded by the coding sequence ATGATTCCCCAGCAGACGACGCAGCGCCGGATGCTGATCGTGGACGATGAAGCCCGCATCTGCCGCGTGCTGGCGGAGTATTTTTCACTGAAAGGGTATGACGTGACCACGGTCAACGGCGGAGAAGAAGCCCTGGCCCGCGCCGAAACATCATTGCCGGATGTCGTGCTGCTCGATCTGCTGATGCCGGGCATGAGCGGCTTGGAGGCCCTGACCATCCTTACCCGGCGGTATCCCACACTCCCCGTCATTATTGTCAGCGCCGCCGATCAGCAAGACGCCGCGCAGCAGACGCTGCAGCTTGGCGCGAAAGCGTTTTTGAGCAAGCCGGTGGATTTTGCCGCGCTCAGCCGGGCGGTGGATCAGTGCTGGGCATCCTCCTAG
- the tatC gene encoding twin-arginine translocase subunit TatC has product MPPRAPSRREPAMTFVGHLEELRRRLAISLLAVLLGVAISLARVDHLLGWLEQPARHLLWRLAFFSPTEPLLAYMKVGVLSGVIIAMPVVLWQVWLFVRSGLTERERSYGLAFIGWGSLQFVLGAALAYYGLLPTALRVLFSIGRGRLEPVISIDQYVSFVTTMMFWSGVVFELPVALFFLARAGVVTPAWLQQQRGYAILSLAIIAALVTPTTDIVSLLLMLGPMMALYEVSIWATHLAARLRHRR; this is encoded by the coding sequence ATGCCACCCCGCGCGCCATCCCGCCGCGAGCCCGCCATGACGTTTGTCGGGCATCTTGAAGAGCTGCGCCGCCGCTTGGCCATCAGCCTGCTGGCGGTGCTGCTCGGTGTGGCCATCAGCCTCGCGCGCGTCGATCACCTGCTCGGCTGGCTGGAGCAGCCCGCGCGGCATCTGCTGTGGCGGCTCGCCTTCTTCAGCCCGACCGAGCCGCTGCTCGCCTACATGAAAGTCGGCGTGCTCTCCGGAGTGATCATCGCCATGCCGGTGGTCTTATGGCAGGTGTGGCTGTTTGTGCGCAGCGGGTTGACCGAACGCGAGCGATCGTACGGGCTGGCGTTTATCGGCTGGGGCAGCCTCCAGTTTGTGTTGGGCGCGGCCCTCGCCTACTATGGGCTCTTGCCGACCGCCCTGCGCGTCCTCTTTAGCATCGGCCGCGGGCGGTTGGAGCCGGTCATTTCGATTGATCAGTACGTGTCGTTTGTGACGACGATGATGTTCTGGAGCGGGGTGGTCTTTGAGTTGCCGGTGGCGCTGTTTTTTCTCGCCCGGGCCGGCGTGGTCACTCCGGCGTGGCTGCAGCAGCAGCGCGGCTACGCCATCTTGAGTCTAGCGATCATCGCCGCCCTCGTCACACCGACGACCGACATCGTCAGCCTCCTCCTGATGTTGGGGCCGATGATGGCGCTCTACGAGGTGTCGATTTGGGCGACCCATCTGGCGGCCCGTCTTCGCCATCGGCGCTAG
- a CDS encoding Na+:solute symporter, whose translation MHWIDWTIVAAFCAISVAIGLAFRRLANQNLEAYFVSNRTLGWWLAGTSIAATAFSSDTPLLITGMVRRRGIWGVWEVWALGISTMLAVFVFARLWKRANVMTEVEFVERRYHGGAAAFLRGFKAVYWGVFYNCYVMGVWPIAGMTKVLQETTGLQRYEAIVASVALGALYTSMAGLWGVIVTDAFQFVWAMIGAVILAVASVHAVGGLAALSERLQGTSWLNVLPPATAPGEAWLSAPWGWFAGLFLVQWWAWKNADGGGVVVQRLVSCKNERQAMLSVLWFNIAHYCLRSWPWILTALASILLIPDAALRSGAFVDHERAYPRLITMLLPIGLRGVLVASFFAAFLSTLSTQLNWGASYVVNDGYKRFVNRRASERHYLMVARGVPFALALGAMLVAFFNQSIGASFTWILHLTAGIGPVLVLRWCWWRVNPWSEIAAMAASLPMLLLRPWVFGAFGWPAGVLPELLFMVIGTALVWVPATLLTAPVDRVTLQQFYAAVQPPGRWPRWIGAPRAEHAWASTLAQWLLATVALLATTIGPLQVMVGTARSGWMSCGIALACWGIVVWRAMRPRGAASADGEDGPPDGSPKSTPRRAPSSAPTSGGG comes from the coding sequence ATGCATTGGATTGATTGGACCATCGTCGCGGCCTTCTGCGCGATCAGCGTCGCGATCGGCCTGGCCTTCCGCCGGCTCGCGAACCAAAACCTCGAAGCCTACTTCGTCTCCAATCGCACGCTCGGCTGGTGGCTGGCGGGCACCTCGATCGCCGCGACGGCGTTTTCCTCGGATACGCCCCTGCTCATCACCGGCATGGTCCGCCGGCGAGGGATCTGGGGGGTGTGGGAGGTGTGGGCGCTGGGGATCAGCACGATGCTCGCGGTGTTCGTCTTTGCGCGGTTGTGGAAGCGGGCGAACGTGATGACCGAAGTGGAGTTCGTCGAGCGGCGCTATCACGGCGGCGCTGCGGCGTTCTTGCGGGGATTCAAAGCCGTGTACTGGGGCGTGTTCTACAACTGTTACGTGATGGGCGTGTGGCCGATCGCCGGCATGACCAAAGTCTTGCAGGAAACGACCGGGCTCCAGCGGTACGAGGCGATCGTCGCCTCCGTCGCGCTGGGAGCGCTCTACACGTCGATGGCAGGCCTGTGGGGCGTCATCGTGACCGATGCGTTTCAATTTGTCTGGGCGATGATCGGCGCGGTCATCTTAGCCGTCGCCTCGGTGCATGCGGTGGGAGGCCTGGCGGCGCTCTCAGAACGCTTGCAAGGGACCTCGTGGCTGAACGTCCTTCCCCCGGCGACGGCCCCTGGGGAGGCGTGGCTGAGCGCGCCGTGGGGATGGTTCGCCGGATTGTTCCTCGTGCAATGGTGGGCCTGGAAAAACGCGGATGGCGGCGGGGTCGTCGTCCAGCGGCTGGTCTCCTGCAAGAATGAGCGCCAGGCGATGCTCTCGGTCTTGTGGTTCAACATCGCCCACTATTGCCTGCGGTCATGGCCGTGGATTCTGACCGCGCTCGCCTCCATTCTGCTGATCCCGGACGCCGCGTTGCGCAGCGGCGCGTTTGTGGATCATGAGCGGGCCTATCCTCGGCTGATCACCATGCTGCTGCCGATCGGCCTGCGCGGCGTGCTCGTGGCGTCATTCTTCGCCGCATTTCTTTCGACACTCAGCACCCAACTGAACTGGGGCGCGTCGTACGTGGTGAATGACGGCTACAAACGCTTTGTGAATCGGCGCGCCTCAGAGCGCCATTATCTGATGGTCGCGCGCGGCGTGCCGTTCGCGCTGGCCCTCGGCGCGATGCTGGTGGCGTTCTTCAATCAGAGCATCGGGGCGTCGTTTACGTGGATCTTGCATCTGACCGCCGGTATCGGCCCGGTGCTTGTACTGCGGTGGTGCTGGTGGCGCGTCAATCCGTGGAGCGAAATTGCGGCGATGGCGGCGAGCCTTCCGATGCTCTTGCTGCGCCCCTGGGTGTTCGGCGCTTTCGGGTGGCCGGCGGGGGTATTGCCGGAGCTGCTGTTCATGGTCATCGGCACCGCGCTCGTGTGGGTGCCGGCGACACTGCTCACCGCGCCGGTCGATCGCGTCACCCTGCAGCAGTTTTACGCCGCGGTGCAGCCGCCGGGGCGATGGCCGCGGTGGATCGGAGCCCCCCGCGCCGAGCACGCCTGGGCATCCACGCTCGCGCAGTGGCTGCTGGCGACGGTCGCCCTCCTGGCGACGACCATCGGCCCGCTGCAGGTGATGGTGGGCACGGCCCGCTCAGGATGGATGTCGTGCGGCATAGCGCTAGCGTGCTGGGGGATCGTGGTCTGGCGCGCGATGAGGCCGCGCGGAGCAGCTAGCGCCGATGGCGAAGACGGGCCGCCAGATGGGTCGCCCAAATCGACACCTCGTAGAGCGCCATCATCGGCCCCAACATCAGGAGGAGGCTGA